A window from Dioscorea cayenensis subsp. rotundata cultivar TDr96_F1 chromosome 10, TDr96_F1_v2_PseudoChromosome.rev07_lg8_w22 25.fasta, whole genome shotgun sequence encodes these proteins:
- the LOC120270682 gene encoding norbelladine 4'-O-methyltransferase-like, translating into MASHKNLLRSDGLLKYILETSVYPREHQQLKELREVTMKLIRGDMSVPPEEGQLLSVILKLMNARKTIEIGVFTGYSLLATALALPKDGKIIAIDMDRSSFEIGLPFIQKAGVEEKINFIESKAMPILDKMVEEVKDDKDELFDFAFVDADKVNYEQYHERLMKLVKIGGAIIYDNTLWYGTVAEPLDPSLPEWMVDVRNLTIKFNEFLVGDPRVDISQVCIEDGLTICRRIA; encoded by the exons ATGGCTTCACACAAGAACCTTCTCAGAAGTGATGGTCTTCTTAAG tatattttgGAGACAAGTGTTTATCCAAGAGAGCATCAACAACTAAAGGAATTGAGAGAAGTAACAATGAAACTTATAAG GGGAGATATGAGTGTCCCTCCTGAAGAAGGGCAACTTTTATCAGTTATTTTGAAGCTAATGAATGCAAGGAAGACTATAGAGATTGGAGTTTTCACTGGCTATTCACTTCTCGCTACTGCATTGGCATTGCCAAAAGATGGGAAG atAATAGCGATCGATATGGATAGATCGTCATTTGAAATAGGTCTTCCTTTCATTCAAAAAGCTGGAGTGGAAGAAAAGATTAACTTCATTGAGTCCAAAGCAATGCCTATCCTAGATAAGATGGTTGAAGAG GTAAAAGATGATAAGGATGAATTATTTGATTTCGCATTTGTGGACGCTGACAAAGTAAATTATGAACAATATCATGAAAGATTGATGAAATTGGTGAAGATAGGAGGAGCCATTATTTATGACAACACGCTCTGGTATGGTACTGTGGCAGAGCCTCTAGATCCTTCACTCCCAGAGTGGATGGTCGATGTAAGGAATCTCACCATCAAGTTCAATGAATTTCTAGTTGGTGATCCTAGAGTTGATATCTCTCAAGTTTGCATTGAAGATGGACTTACCATTTGTAGGCGTATCGCTTGA